The following are encoded in a window of Penaeus vannamei isolate JL-2024 chromosome 17, ASM4276789v1, whole genome shotgun sequence genomic DNA:
- the LOC138864655 gene encoding repetin-like, with protein MGPSLLTGVSFSSGEVNLTRADQRPSRSSHIRGRPEIQQEQSHWGQTRDPTGAVILGADQRPSRSSHIRGRPETQQEQDPAGAVTLGADQRPSKSSHIGGRPETQQEQSHWRQTRDPAGAVILGADQRPSRSSHIGGRPETQQEQSHCGQTRDPAGAVTLGADQRPSRSSHIGGRPETQQEQSHWRQTRDSAGGQTRDPAGAVTLGADQRPSRSSHIGGRPETQQEQSHWGQTRDPAGADQRPSRSSHIRGRPETQQEQSHCGQIRDPARAVTLGADQRPSRTSHIGVRPETQQEQSHWRQTRDSAGAVTLGADQRPSRSSHIEGRPETQQEQSHWGQTRDPVGAVTLGADQRPSRSSHIRGRPETQQEQSHWGQTRDLAGAVTLGTRDPAGAVKLGSDQRPSRSSHIRGRPETQQEQSHWGQTRDPAGAVTLGADQRPSRSSHIGGRPETQPEAQQEQSHWGQTRDPAGAVTLGADQRPSRSSHIRGRPETQQEQSHWGQTRDQAAVTLGADQRPSRSSHIRGRPETQQEQTHWGQTRDPAGAVPLGADQAKQEADAEESRGRQGHMTVPIGTQGTGLSWG; from the exons GCAGACCAGAGACCCAGCAGGAGCAGTCACATTAGGGGCAGACCAGAGATCCAGCAGGAGCAGTCACATTGGGGGCAGACCAGAGACCCAACAGGAGCAGTCATATTAGGGGCAGACCAGAGACCTAGCAGGAGCAGTCACATTAGGGGCAGACCAGAGACCCAGCAGGAGCA AGACCCAGCAGGAGCAGTCACATTGGGGGCAGACCAGAGACCCAGCAAGAGCAGTCACATTGGGGGCAGACCAGAGACCCAGCAGGAGCAGTCACATTGGAGGCAGACCAGAGACCCAGCAGGAGCAGTAATATTAGGGGCAGACCAGAGACCCAGCAGGAGCAGTCACATTGGAGGCAGACCAGAGACTCAGCAGGAGCAGTCACATTGCGGGCAGACCAGAGACCCAGCAGGAGCAGTCACATTGGGGGCAGACCAGAGACCCAGCAGGAGCAGTCACATTGGGGGTAGGCCAGAGACCCAGCAGGAGCAGTCACATTGGAGGCAGACCAGAGACTCAGCAGGA GGGCAGACCAGAGACCCAGCAGGAGCAGTCACATTAGGGGCAGACCAGAGACCCAGCAGGAGCAGTCACATTGGGGGCAGACCAGAGACCCAGCAGGAGCAGTCACATTGGGGGCAGACCAGAGACCCAGCAGGGGCAGACCAGAGACCTAGCAGGAGCAGTCACATTAGGGGTAGGCCAGAGACTCAGCAGGAGCAGTCACATTGCGGGCAGATCAGAGACCCAGCAAGAGCAGTCACATTGGGGGCAGACCAGAGACCCAGCAGGACCAGTCACATTGGGGTCAGACCAGAGACCCAGCAGGAGCAGTCACATTGGAGGCAGACCAGAGACTCAGCAGGAGCAGTCACATTAGGGGCAGACCAGAGACCCAGCAGGAGCAGTCACATTGAGGGCAGACCAGAGACTCAGCAGGAGCAGTCACATTGGGGGCAGACCAGAGACCCAGTAGGAGCAGTCACATTAGGGGCAGACCAGAGACCCAGCAGGAGCAGTCACATTAGGGGCAGACCAGAGACCCAGCAGGAGCAGTCACATTGGGGGCAGACCAGAGACCTAGCAGGAGCAGTCACATTGGGG ACCAGAGACCCAGCAGGAGCAGTCAAATTAGGGTCAGACCAGAGACCCAGCAGGAGCAGTCACATTAGGGGCAGACCAGAGACCCAGCAGGAGCAGTCACATTGGGGGCAGACCAGAGACCCAGCAGGAGCAGTCACATTAGGGGCAGACCAGAGACCCAGCAGGAGCAGTCACATTGGGGGCAGACCAGAGACCCA ACCAGAGGCCCAGCAGGAGCAGTCACATTGGGGGCAGACCAGAGACCCAGCAGGAGCAGTCACATTGGGGGCAGACCAGAGACCCAGCAGGAGCAGTCACATTAGGGGCAGACCAGAGACCCAGCAGGAGCAGTCACATTGGGGGCAGACCAGAGACCAAGCAGCAGTCACATTGGGGGCAGACCAGAGACCCAGCAGGAGCAGTCACATTAGGGGCAGACCAGAGACCCAGCAGGAGCAGACACATTGGGGGCAGACCAGAGACCCAGCAGGAGCAGTCCCATTAGGGGCAGACCAGGCAAAACAAGAGGCAGACGCAGAAGAGAGCAGGGGGAGACAGGGACACATGACGGTCCCGATCGGCACccagggcacgggtctctcgtggggttag